Part of the Sporomusa termitida genome, GTATGATGGATTGTAAAAAAGCGCTGACTGAAACGAATGGTGATATGGAAAAGGCTGTTGATTTTTTGCGTGAAAAGGGATTAGCTGCTGCTGCCAAAAAAGCCAGCCGGGTTGCCTCCGAAGGGCTTGTTGAAGCTTATATACACGGAGCAGGACGTATTGGTGTTTTGCTTGAAGTTAACTGTGAGACGGATTTTGTGGCTAAGACTGATGGCTTTAAAGCATTAGTACGGGATATTGCTATGCAAATAGCAGCTGCTAACCCCACTTATGTTACCCGTCAGGAAGTACCGGAAGAAATACTCAACCATGAACGGGAAATCCTGCGGGCTCAGGCTCTTAATGAGGGTAAACCGGCGCATATTGTGGAAAAAATGATTGAAGGCCGTCTGGAGAAATTCTATAAAGATGCCTGCTTGCTGGAACAGCCGTTCATCAAGGATCCGGACAAAACGATAACTCAGCTGATCACTGCCAGCGTGGCTAAAATTGGCGAGAATATTTCAGTTCGCCGCTTTACCAGATATCATCTGGGTGAGGGGATTGAGAAAAAAGCCAATGACTTTGCAGCGGAGGTAATGGCTGCGGTTAAGAAATAAAGAGAACACTTAGTGTTCTCTTTTTTCTAAAGAAAATACGCCCTGCCCCGGGTAAATTTTCTGATAGAAGAAAAAAATATTGTTCCAAATAAAGGATTTATTCTCTATTTGTAGAAATGTTATTAAAGGAGGTCCCTCTATTGGCTGCAGGTAAATATAAACGCATTGTCTTAAAATTAAGTGGTGAGGCCCTGGCCGGGAATCAAGGCTATGGGATAGATCCGGTTGTGGTTGATGCTATTGCCAGAGAGATCAAAGAAGTTAAAGCAAGTCAGCTGGATGTGGCTGTTGTTGTTGGCGGTGGGAATATTTGGCGTGGTCTTGCCGGCAGTGCCAAAGGCATGGACCGGGCCACTGCCGATTATATGGGTATGCTGGCTACGGTTATGAACGCGCTGGCTTTGCAGGATGCACTTGAACATTGTGGTGTAGATTCCAGAGTACAAAGTGCCATTAACATGCAGCAGGTAGCTGAACCATATATCCGGCGCCGGGCGATACGCCATATGGAAAAAGGACGCGTAGTTATTTTTGCTGCCGGTACGGGTAACCCTTATTTTTCTACCGATACGACTGCTGCCCTCAGAGCAGCGGAAATTGAAGCAGATGTCATTTTAATGGCCAAAAAGAATGCCGACGGGGTATACGATTCTGATCCCCGGCATAATCCTAATGCTAAAAAGTTTAAAGAGCTTGAATATATTGAGGTGTTGCAGCGCGGTTTAGGTGTTATGGACTCGACGGCTACCTCACTCTGTATGGATAATAAAATACCGATTGTAGTATTTAGTATCGATAAACCAGGCAATATATTAACAGCGGCATTAGGCAAAGATATTGGAACTATCGTTGGGGGAGAAAAGAAATGATAGTCAAAGAGATTTATGCTGCCCATGAAGATAAAATGAAAAAAGCGTTGGAAAATCTGCGGCGGGAATATGGTAGCCTGCGGGCCGGGAGAGCAACACCGTCCCTATTGGAAAAGGTGCTGGTTGACTATTATGGTACACCGACACCTGTAAACCAGGTAGCAAATATTTCGGTGCCTGAACCCCGCATGATTATTATTCAGCCATGGGAAAAAACGATGATTAATGCGATTGATAAGGCGATCCAAAAGTCAGATTTGGGGTTGATGCCTAATAGTGATGGTGTAGTTATCAGGTTGTCTATTCCCCAGCTTACGCAGGAGCGGCGGACAGAGATCGTTAAGGTAATTCATAAAAAAGCGGAAGAAGCCCGAGTCGCTATTCGTAATCTCCGGCGTGATGCCAATGAAGGTATTAAAAAATCTGAAAAAGACAAGAGCGTTTCGGAA contains:
- the tsf gene encoding translation elongation factor Ts, whose translation is MITAEMVKELRERTGAGMMDCKKALTETNGDMEKAVDFLREKGLAAAAKKASRVASEGLVEAYIHGAGRIGVLLEVNCETDFVAKTDGFKALVRDIAMQIAAANPTYVTRQEVPEEILNHEREILRAQALNEGKPAHIVEKMIEGRLEKFYKDACLLEQPFIKDPDKTITQLITASVAKIGENISVRRFTRYHLGEGIEKKANDFAAEVMAAVKK
- the pyrH gene encoding UMP kinase, giving the protein MAAGKYKRIVLKLSGEALAGNQGYGIDPVVVDAIAREIKEVKASQLDVAVVVGGGNIWRGLAGSAKGMDRATADYMGMLATVMNALALQDALEHCGVDSRVQSAINMQQVAEPYIRRRAIRHMEKGRVVIFAAGTGNPYFSTDTTAALRAAEIEADVILMAKKNADGVYDSDPRHNPNAKKFKELEYIEVLQRGLGVMDSTATSLCMDNKIPIVVFSIDKPGNILTAALGKDIGTIVGGEKK
- the frr gene encoding ribosome recycling factor, with the translated sequence MIVKEIYAAHEDKMKKALENLRREYGSLRAGRATPSLLEKVLVDYYGTPTPVNQVANISVPEPRMIIIQPWEKTMINAIDKAIQKSDLGLMPNSDGVVIRLSIPQLTQERRTEIVKVIHKKAEEARVAIRNLRRDANEGIKKSEKDKSVSEDEVKKAQDDIQKLTDKYIKEVELIMSAKEKEIMEV